The following are encoded together in the Streptomyces asoensis genome:
- a CDS encoding flavin monoamine oxidase family protein, which translates to MSRRALLGRTAAAAAGATALTATTAGPAAAATTRDVDVAIVGGGLAGLTAARDLVAAGRTVAVLEARGRVGGRVVNLPLAGGGVTEGGGEFIGPTQDRIKALADSLGVATFATYNTGKNLLYKDGKKTPYATDGLLGSVPPVDVAGLANAAIVQASLDDMAKQVPVDAPWTAAKAAEWDKQTFESWLNANAVVPSAKFLLDVACTSIFSAEPRELSLLFVLFYIAAAGNESTPGTLERLTETAGGAQELRFVGGSQLVPQKLAATLGDRVVLNAPVRTITRSGGRYAVTADGVTVTARRVVVAVPPPLAARITYDPLLPAARDQLTQRLPMASVGKAIAIYDTPFWRADGLNGQVVSDTGVISSTFDNSPPDASYGALMGFIEADEARKLDAAGEAEVRAAVLKDYVTYFGEKAASPTSFVLQRWNNEAYTRGGPVSIAAPGVLTQYGPALREPVGGIHWAGTETSVHWMGFMDGAVRSGERVAKEVLAAL; encoded by the coding sequence ATGTCCCGCCGCGCCCTGCTCGGCCGCACCGCCGCCGCGGCCGCGGGCGCCACCGCCCTGACCGCGACCACCGCCGGCCCCGCCGCCGCGGCCACGACCCGGGACGTGGACGTCGCGATCGTCGGCGGCGGGCTCGCCGGCCTGACCGCGGCCCGCGACCTCGTGGCGGCCGGCCGGACGGTCGCCGTCCTGGAGGCCCGCGGCCGGGTCGGCGGCCGGGTCGTCAACCTGCCCCTGGCGGGCGGCGGCGTCACCGAGGGCGGCGGCGAGTTCATCGGCCCCACCCAGGACCGCATCAAGGCGCTCGCGGACTCCCTGGGCGTGGCCACCTTCGCCACCTACAACACGGGCAAGAACCTGCTCTACAAGGACGGGAAGAAGACCCCGTACGCCACCGACGGCCTCCTCGGCTCCGTCCCGCCGGTCGACGTGGCGGGACTCGCCAACGCGGCGATCGTGCAGGCCTCGCTGGACGACATGGCCAAGCAGGTGCCCGTCGACGCGCCCTGGACCGCCGCCAAGGCCGCGGAGTGGGACAAGCAGACCTTCGAGAGCTGGCTCAACGCCAACGCGGTCGTCCCGTCGGCGAAGTTCCTGCTGGACGTGGCCTGCACCTCGATCTTCTCCGCCGAGCCGCGCGAACTGTCGCTGCTCTTCGTCCTCTTCTACATCGCCGCCGCCGGCAACGAGTCGACCCCCGGCACCCTGGAACGCCTCACCGAGACCGCCGGCGGCGCCCAGGAGCTGCGCTTCGTCGGAGGCTCCCAGCTGGTGCCGCAGAAGCTCGCCGCCACGCTCGGCGACCGGGTGGTGCTGAACGCCCCGGTGCGCACGATCACCCGGTCCGGCGGCCGGTACGCCGTCACGGCGGACGGCGTCACGGTCACCGCCCGGCGGGTCGTGGTCGCCGTGCCCCCGCCGCTCGCCGCCCGCATCACCTACGACCCGCTGCTGCCCGCCGCCCGCGACCAGCTCACCCAGCGCCTGCCGATGGCCTCGGTGGGCAAGGCGATCGCGATCTACGACACCCCCTTCTGGCGGGCCGACGGCCTCAACGGCCAGGTCGTCAGCGACACCGGGGTGATCAGCTCCACCTTCGACAACTCCCCGCCGGACGCCTCCTACGGCGCGCTGATGGGGTTCATCGAGGCCGACGAGGCACGCAAGCTCGACGCGGCGGGCGAGGCCGAGGTCAGGGCGGCGGTGCTGAAGGACTACGTGACGTACTTCGGCGAGAAAGCCGCCTCCCCCACGTCGTTCGTCCTGCAACGCTGGAACAACGAGGCCTACACCCGGGGCGGCCCGGTCTCGATCGCCGCGCCGGGGGTCCTGACGCAGTACGGTCCCGCCCTGCGCGAGCCGGTCGGCGGGATCCACTGGGCCGGGACGGAGACCTCCGTCCACTGGATGGGCTTCATGGACGGCGCCGTGCGGTCGGGCGAGCGGGTGGCGAAGGAGGTGCTGGCGGCGCTGTAG
- a CDS encoding subtype B tannase, with translation MKHRAVKRRSVVLGLGATAGVAAAGGLALSARAAGRTQASPSSASGSLVFDPDGYTELTTTVTDTAGTEHQVTYHFWKAITYVAKPVDAKYQSLNVSVPVEIDGVAVDASDAPILLANTVGGYMPSTVTEATGVGASGGPVGGGGGAGGGTASTGPAPSASASAPGANGNTNANGGALNTNQYLALGAGYVVVEPGARGRTLVNSAGEYYGVAPTVIVDLKAAVRYIRANKGRIPGDTDRIVSAGTSAGGAVSALLGASGDSPLYDRYLEELGAADASDAVFAAGAWCPITDLEHADGAYEWNWGANALTTGKQVDAAVSKALTAQFAQYQAGLKLKGLNGFGPLNARNYDAYLVRQYLEPSATTYLAALSDTARATYLAANTFITWENGKASFSWADFLTHVGARKKTAPAFDAFDLSTGENNEFGTGTTAARHFTQYGLDNDTTGLTAKRLDGDIPELLRLMNPMHFLTGKPNAGRSRHWWIRLGTKDSDTSLTVSANLAAAADGLGDRVDHLYYWDQGHGANTDPGDFIAWIAEVTGRRGKAGGK, from the coding sequence GTGAAGCACAGGGCAGTCAAGCGCAGGTCGGTCGTCCTGGGACTCGGCGCCACCGCGGGCGTCGCGGCGGCGGGCGGCCTCGCCCTGAGCGCCCGGGCGGCCGGCCGTACGCAGGCATCCCCGTCGTCCGCCTCCGGCTCCCTGGTGTTCGACCCGGACGGCTACACGGAGCTGACGACGACCGTCACCGACACGGCCGGCACCGAGCACCAGGTCACGTACCACTTCTGGAAGGCGATCACCTACGTCGCCAAGCCGGTCGACGCGAAGTACCAGAGCCTGAACGTCAGCGTGCCGGTCGAGATCGACGGCGTGGCGGTGGACGCGAGCGACGCGCCGATCCTGCTCGCGAACACCGTCGGCGGCTACATGCCGTCCACGGTCACGGAGGCCACCGGTGTCGGCGCGTCCGGCGGCCCCGTCGGCGGCGGGGGCGGCGCGGGCGGCGGCACCGCCTCCACCGGGCCCGCGCCGAGCGCCTCGGCCTCCGCGCCCGGCGCCAACGGCAACACCAACGCCAACGGCGGGGCCCTGAACACCAACCAGTACCTGGCCCTGGGCGCCGGCTACGTCGTCGTCGAGCCCGGCGCCCGCGGCCGCACCCTGGTGAACTCCGCCGGTGAGTACTACGGCGTCGCGCCCACCGTGATCGTCGACCTCAAGGCCGCCGTGCGGTACATCCGGGCCAACAAGGGCCGCATCCCGGGCGACACCGACCGGATCGTGTCCGCCGGCACCAGCGCGGGCGGCGCCGTGTCCGCCCTGCTCGGCGCCTCCGGCGACAGCCCCCTCTACGACCGGTACCTGGAGGAGCTCGGCGCGGCCGACGCCTCCGACGCCGTCTTCGCGGCCGGCGCGTGGTGCCCGATCACCGACCTCGAGCACGCCGACGGCGCCTACGAGTGGAACTGGGGGGCCAACGCCCTCACCACCGGCAAGCAGGTCGACGCGGCGGTGTCGAAGGCGCTCACGGCGCAGTTCGCGCAGTACCAGGCCGGGCTGAAGCTGAAGGGCCTGAACGGCTTCGGCCCGCTCAACGCCCGCAACTACGACGCCTACCTGGTCCGGCAGTACCTGGAGCCGTCGGCCACCACCTACCTCGCGGCCCTCTCCGACACCGCCCGCGCGACGTACCTCGCCGCCAACACCTTCATCACCTGGGAGAACGGCAAGGCGTCCTTCTCGTGGGCCGACTTCCTCACCCATGTCGGCGCCCGCAAGAAGACCGCCCCGGCGTTCGACGCCTTCGACCTGTCGACGGGCGAGAACAACGAGTTCGGCACGGGCACGACCGCGGCCCGCCACTTCACGCAGTACGGCCTCGACAACGACACCACCGGGCTCACCGCCAAGCGCCTCGACGGCGACATCCCCGAGCTGCTGCGGCTGATGAACCCGATGCACTTCCTCACCGGCAAGCCCAACGCGGGCCGCAGCAGGCACTGGTGGATCCGCCTGGGCACCAAGGACTCCGACACCTCGCTGACCGTCTCCGCCAACCTCGCCGCCGCCGCGGACGGCCTCGGCGACCGGGTCGACCACCTCTACTACTGGGACCAGGGCCACGGCGCCAACACCGACCCGGGCGACTTCATCGCGTGGATCGCCGAGGTCACGGGCCGCCGGGGCAAGGCCGGCGGCAAGTAG
- a CDS encoding flavin-containing monooxygenase, which yields MEDSAPRPAPQAITTANPADRPVYVIGGGPGGLATAYALRAQGVRAVVVEKADGVGASWRRHYDRLHLHTTRRRSALPGLAIPRRFGRWVSRDDMVRYLEKYAEVHELEIVTGVEVSRVERTADGTGWVLHATGGRELVGSAVVVATGYNHTPHLPRWPGLDTFTGDLAHACGYRSGKEYAGRDVLVVGVGNTGAEIAVDLVESGAGRVRLAVRTVPHLVRRSTAGWPAQYSGILVRRLPVGLVDRICRVLAKASIPDLSAQGLPRPGTGLYTRARQGAIPVQDVGLIDAVRRGRVEIVAAVEGFEDDGKVVLADGSRIAPDAVVAATGYARALEDLVGHLGVLDDRGAPVAHGARAPKDAPGLYFTGFTTPISGTLRELAIDAQKIAKAVRRHLR from the coding sequence ATGGAAGACTCCGCACCGCGCCCGGCCCCCCAGGCGATCACCACCGCGAACCCGGCCGACCGCCCCGTGTACGTCATCGGCGGCGGACCCGGCGGGCTCGCCACCGCGTACGCGCTGCGTGCCCAGGGCGTACGTGCCGTCGTCGTGGAGAAGGCCGACGGGGTGGGCGCGTCCTGGCGGCGCCACTACGACCGGCTGCATCTGCACACCACCCGGCGGCGGTCGGCGCTGCCCGGGCTCGCGATACCGCGCAGGTTCGGACGGTGGGTCTCCCGCGACGACATGGTGCGCTACCTCGAGAAGTACGCCGAGGTCCATGAGCTGGAGATCGTCACCGGCGTCGAGGTGTCCCGCGTCGAGCGCACCGCGGACGGCACCGGCTGGGTGCTGCACGCCACCGGAGGGCGCGAACTCGTCGGCTCCGCGGTGGTCGTCGCCACCGGCTACAACCACACCCCGCACCTGCCGCGGTGGCCCGGCCTGGACACGTTCACCGGCGACCTGGCGCACGCCTGCGGCTACCGCAGCGGCAAGGAGTACGCGGGCCGGGACGTCCTCGTCGTCGGCGTGGGCAACACCGGCGCGGAGATCGCCGTCGACCTGGTGGAGAGCGGCGCCGGGCGGGTGCGGCTCGCGGTGCGCACGGTCCCGCACCTGGTGCGCCGCTCGACCGCCGGCTGGCCCGCCCAGTACAGCGGCATCCTGGTCCGCCGCCTCCCGGTCGGCCTCGTCGACCGGATCTGCCGGGTGCTGGCGAAGGCGAGCATCCCCGACCTGTCCGCGCAGGGGCTGCCGCGCCCCGGCACCGGGCTCTACACCCGGGCCCGGCAGGGCGCCATCCCGGTGCAGGACGTCGGCCTGATCGACGCCGTGCGCAGGGGCCGGGTGGAGATCGTGGCCGCCGTGGAGGGCTTCGAGGACGACGGGAAGGTCGTCCTCGCCGACGGCTCCCGGATCGCCCCGGACGCCGTCGTCGCGGCCACCGGGTACGCGCGCGCCCTGGAGGACCTGGTCGGTCACCTCGGGGTGCTGGACGACCGCGGCGCACCCGTGGCGCACGGCGCCCGTGCCCCGAAGGACGCCCCCGGCCTCTACTTCACCGGCTTCACGACCCCCATCAGCGGCACGCTCCGCGAGCTGGCGATCGACGCGCAGAAGATCGCCAAGGCCGTCCGCCGCCACCTGCGCTGA
- a CDS encoding GNAT family N-acetyltransferase translates to MTDMREPRPAPLATGLHGHGLTLRAWDPDSAADVDAWLRGYLDPEFRRWNTPLRAITDTAGARVSLEGRREDAAAGRAVAFCVTDAADGTVLGQVGVNMIDRVLSFARVGYWILPEARGRHVATRSLLLASRWAFDEVGLHRLELGHALGHDASCRIAERCGFRYEGTLRGAMWEADRRDAFRDVHLHARLATDPEPAPDPRWSRARPD, encoded by the coding sequence ATGACCGACATGCGCGAGCCCCGCCCGGCCCCCCTCGCCACCGGTCTCCACGGCCACGGACTGACCCTGCGGGCCTGGGACCCCGACTCCGCCGCCGACGTGGACGCCTGGCTGCGCGGGTACCTGGACCCGGAGTTCCGGCGCTGGAACACCCCCCTGCGGGCGATCACTGACACCGCGGGCGCCCGGGTGTCCCTGGAGGGCAGGCGCGAGGACGCGGCCGCGGGGCGCGCCGTGGCGTTCTGTGTCACGGACGCGGCCGACGGCACCGTGCTCGGCCAGGTCGGCGTCAACATGATCGACCGCGTGCTGAGCTTCGCCAGGGTGGGCTACTGGATCCTGCCCGAGGCGCGGGGCCGGCACGTCGCCACCCGCTCGCTGCTGCTCGCCTCCCGGTGGGCGTTCGACGAGGTGGGTCTGCACCGGCTGGAGCTGGGCCACGCGCTCGGCCACGACGCCTCCTGCCGGATCGCCGAGCGCTGCGGGTTCCGCTACGAGGGGACGCTGCGCGGGGCGATGTGGGAGGCGGACCGCCGTGACGCCTTCCGGGACGTCCACCTGCACGCCCGCCTCGCGACGGATCCGGAGCCGGCCCCCGACCCGCGGTGGTCCCGGGCGCGCCCGGACTAG
- a CDS encoding Zn-ribbon domain-containing OB-fold protein: MEPGNRHDVPEADSFTRAYWDAAAAGRLLIRRCGACARAHHYPREFCPHCWSEDVTWEEASGLATLYTWSVVHRNDLPPFGERTPYVAAVVDLAEGPRMSTEFVGEGEPARGMELAVAFRDGVPVFRAVRTSRPAP, from the coding sequence ATGGAACCGGGCAACCGTCACGACGTCCCCGAGGCCGACTCCTTCACGCGCGCGTACTGGGACGCGGCCGCCGCGGGCAGGCTGCTGATCCGGCGCTGCGGGGCCTGCGCGCGGGCCCACCACTACCCCAGGGAGTTCTGCCCGCACTGCTGGAGCGAGGACGTCACCTGGGAGGAGGCGAGCGGCCTGGCCACCCTGTACACGTGGTCCGTCGTCCACCGCAACGACCTGCCGCCCTTCGGGGAGCGCACCCCCTACGTCGCCGCGGTGGTGGACCTGGCGGAGGGGCCGCGGATGTCCACCGAGTTCGTGGGGGAGGGCGAGCCGGCCAGGGGAATGGAGCTGGCGGTGGCCTTCCGGGACGGGGTGCCGGTGTTCCGCGCGGTCAGGACGTCCCGGCCCGCGCCCTGA
- a CDS encoding pyridoxal 5'-phosphate synthase encodes MTTDLHELLRSLRVWDPAVTALPPFTAGSAPADPLSLFTGWFAEVVAAGEREPHTMTLATAGEDGLPDARVVMLHGADADGWAFATHATSRKGRQLAARPYAALTFYWPVLGRQVRVRGPVTSAPSEEAQADLHARSTGALAAALTGRQSEVLDSAEELARVSEASWEQARRDPTARSATWTLYRLRPDEVEFFQGDGARRHVRLRYSRADGDWTREQLWP; translated from the coding sequence ATGACCACGGATCTTCATGAACTGCTGAGGTCGCTGCGGGTGTGGGACCCGGCGGTGACCGCGCTGCCGCCGTTCACCGCCGGTTCGGCGCCCGCCGACCCGCTGTCCCTGTTCACCGGCTGGTTCGCGGAGGTGGTGGCGGCGGGCGAGCGGGAGCCGCACACGATGACCCTCGCCACCGCCGGCGAGGACGGCCTCCCGGACGCCCGCGTCGTGATGCTGCACGGCGCCGACGCCGACGGCTGGGCCTTCGCGACGCACGCCACCAGCCGGAAGGGACGCCAGCTCGCCGCCCGCCCGTACGCGGCCCTGACCTTCTACTGGCCGGTCCTGGGCCGGCAGGTCCGGGTGCGCGGCCCGGTCACGTCTGCGCCCTCCGAGGAGGCCCAGGCCGATCTGCACGCCCGCTCGACGGGCGCCCTGGCGGCCGCGCTGACCGGGCGGCAGAGCGAGGTCCTGGACTCGGCCGAGGAGCTGGCGCGGGTGTCCGAGGCCTCCTGGGAGCAGGCCCGCCGCGACCCGACGGCCAGGTCCGCGACCTGGACGCTGTACCGGCTGCGCCCGGACGAGGTGGAGTTCTTCCAGGGGGACGGCGCCCGCCGCCACGTACGGCTGCGGTACAGCCGCGCGGACGGCGACTGGACCAGGGAACAGCTCTGGCCCTGA